The DNA sequence tataagcagAGCACACATTGTGAAATCTTCTATTTAACttgtaactaaagctgtcaaataaatgtagaggGCTGAAAAGAAATTTTgtgtttataataatatataatgtagtggagtaaaagtataaagcagcatatTGTGGAAATACTCATGCAAAGTGCAAGTACAGCACTTACGTACTGTCTATTTAATGCATAGATCCTTTATGTCCATGAGTTTGACTAAAGCGACTAACTTCAGACCTGGATCTGAATCCTACCAGTATTTTCTATTGTGCATCACATCAGATTGACCTtcaaaaatggtaaaaagttACTGTTATTTACACAGAATATCCATTTcggtttaaaattaaaagtagcTCTACCTATATTACCTGAGTATTTCCAACCAAACAAAGACAAGTGTCACATAAAGTTCATCAGATTCCCTCCATAAAGAGACTAGTGCTTTCACAGTGGAGCTATCATGTTGATAAAACTCTCTGTTGACACatttaaactttgttttctgGAGTGACTTGTACCTAAATAAATAAGCACCAAATGATATGTAATTTGACGTGTCCACtgcctgtttttcatttaactttgAATGTTAAACTAACTATTGAATTAACAATCTAGCACTGTTGGTAATATGTTGTACTAgttcaaactgtaaaacagtctaatgtcaaattatttaaataaatataaagttaaCACccagtatttttactgtaggATACTGTAATCACGCCATTAgggaatgtgtgttttcagtaaaaagtaCTCTTCTCACTTCATCTTCAGTACATTCAGGTAATTTATTCAGCACACAATAGGCAGCTAaatctttttattaaaaatatacatgtaaTCATAGTTTTACATTTGAGTATAATAGTAGAGGCAAACAATTTAGTGTTTGCTTTAACTAACTGCACTTTGGATGTGTAAAAATTTTGGTTTCTTCATATCAAGAATATAGAAAAAGTAGTTTCTCAGGTGCAGAAAAGAGTGACAGCTGACTGTCAGTACTTTTCTATGGGTAAAGTCCACGCAAATGGtaaacccacacaggtgttttcacttaggTTGGCTAATTAGAGGTCTAATCAACCAGAACATGGATACACCAGTGTGGGCATGCAGGGCCTTTAAGTACAGCACACCAAAGCAGGTTAAAACAATCCATAAAAAACAACTATAACTTCACCTGGCCTGTCCTATTTACATGTTATActtacattatgtgtgtgtactcatctgaaatgtgatatttaatttaatgaataaagtaatcataaaaaggaaacattCTTGACTTCCAGTCTTCTGGGCTACATAGTTAAAAACAATTTGTGTAGTCAAAGGAAACAACAGCTATTTAACAAAAAGTCTTATCTGGAATGATTGGCTGATAGTGGAGTGTGATATACTGTCATAACCACAGATTTAGGATGGTCATGTCTTGATTAGTGATTGTAATACGACTACATAAATTTGAATAGAAATTaacttatcattttaattaattataacttAAAGTACAGGAGATACATGATAAAAAAAGCACCGTCACATAGAGCACTGGTTTACTAACCCATCCATACTTGTCTAGAGGAAATTACTGCTTCATTAGTCAGTGAGCCTCTAAACATTGATAGGGCAGTGGCAACGGTTACTCAGCAACAGTTGTTGGAGCCAACATGGCTGCCAATGAATACAGCAAGCTCCACCTATGATTACACTTCCCTCTGACAATCAGATGAGGACTAAAACTTTTCCTGTCTTCGTAAATCACGCCTAAATCACACACAAATCATTCAATTAAAACTGATAATCACAATCAAGCTACCAGAACTGGTTTCGTTTCACAGTGAAGGCTGTGCAGTCGTTTCGATAAAAGACgacagtattttaaaaatataatcaaatcaaagacagacagacagtttcaATGAGGCAAAGGAGGACATCCGTTGTCCAGGCTGATGACTCAacaggagaagaggaggagaggaagagtcTTCATTATTTGACAGCGCCCCAGATGATGAGTCCTATAACAACAGCAGCTATGGCCAACACTACCATCAGGATGCATATCTTCTTACGGGAGCTCCGCTTGGGGGTGGGGGGAAGCACAAAGTGGTTGTTCAAGtcataaataagtaaaaaatataatcaGTTTATTCCTCTCAGACTAGTTAATGGTTTGAAATGACTCACAACTTGTGATTAggctttttcttttatatttctcCTTAACACCTCTGTCTCCAACTCTTATTTACTTTAGCAAACTGACTAAAAACTTGGTTACACAAGCAAGTCCTTGTGAAGGAGGTCGAAGGgtcatatatgcacacatactgcTACGTCAGAGACGCCTCGAGCAACCAATCTTGTTAAGACTCCTCCACCGGTTCACCAGCTACGAGCTAACTTCTATAACATTTATTCTTTGAACTCCTCTCCCCTCCTGCTGTTCCTTTCTTTTATTCCCTTATTTGTGtatctgtctgtcctctcttttGTCCATCCTCTTGTCTGTCCAGTTGTGTTTTACCTGGTAGTCTGCAGCACGTGCCAGCTGCTGTGTGCCCCTCTGGACATTCACATCTGCGGTCTCCACGTTGGCTTCTATACTGTCTACAGAGcacatacagaaaacacacacacttttagtTTTACAAGCAACTGGTGGGCAGAAGAGACAAATCTACACAATTGTATTTGCTCGGTCATTAGATAAGTAGATAGACTGGGTATGTACAGAATTGCTTGATTAAAGTaatattcttcatatatgtttgcactttatttagtttaataaactagttttagtttagtttatttagaaTTTATCATTCAGTTCTTTGTGCtgattctcctttttttcctgttaaagtttttttcttactgCATCTATTGAAGAATAGGGGCTGTCATATGTTGTATAGATAATAAAGACCTTTTTTAGGCAAATTTGTATATAATTATATGAACAAAATAGACTTGACTGCAATAAAAAATGTAGCTCACAAAGAACAGGTGCAGTATTTGTTGCAGAGATTAACAGGAGGCAACTAACTAACTGACAATATAGCTAGAAAATGTACTTGAAAAGTTTTGTTTCAACAGGCAAGATGCcttaaaaatgctgtttcattgTGACTTTGAGGTATTCAGGaattaatatactgtatcttttCATATCCCACTTTGTGAACATCTAgaatacattattacattaataATCGCTGCTATTTTCTAGGCAGGTTCTGGGTTAAAATGTGGCATATACTGAGTTGACCCTGCCCACATTCCTGTTATCAGTAAGTGATGTCTCAGTTGTAAGCAGCTGTATTAATAAAGGAACATCTACATGTCAGTGACAGGAGTTTACCTATCATGTCTCCCTGCTCATGGACCATCATCCCCAGGTCCTTGAAGATGTCATTGATATCTGTGATGTCAGCCTgaattaataaacataaagaaaagtgATTAATGTATGCTTCTGACTTCactatatacattatatattacTGGCAACACTGGTGTAGACATTTGGTTCTTTTTTGTACCTCCAACTGCCTGATGGACGACTCCCTCTCCTGGATTAGCCTCAGGTCTTCTTCAGTGATGGCCTCAGCCTGAGCCTGCATCTGGGAGTCACTGCAGAAACAAATGTAGacacaataataatgatgataatattaaaagaaaagaaagtatgataataaacagaaatgtaagaCCTACCTTGGCGAAGGAGGAACATTTCCAAAACTATCCTCCGGCTGGCCTCCCTGTTAAAGTGAATTCAGAGGTTTATGAATACATACATCACCGTAATATCtcattaattataataatagtCAGTATCGGCAGTAAAGTTAATTGTCAAAAACCTCATGTATGGTGACATTATAGGGCGAACAGATTTTCGTCCCAGCCAAGAATTaccaaccagtcaaagcagtAAGGAATTGTTCCTGCTTATCAGTGTGAACACAGCAGATACAGGTACTTTTCTGTGCACTGAGATAAGCGACAAGGGAACAAAGTTGCCAAgcaagcaggcaggcaggctcTCCCAAAGGAGTCAGTGTCTAAATGTCTGGCACAGTAATGTGAGAACTACATCTTGTGAAGCTTCTCATGTAAACTCTCAGTTCAAATAAATTTGACAACAAATTCCAGACTACTGACATCCATTGtattacaaatttaaaaaacaacaaataaaagctTAACAGCACCTTTCTTGACATActgtttaaattatatatttataaattgCAAGTATACTGCAGTGgaatacagagtttttaaaattaaaaggtACAATTTAGATTTTTGAAAATTGCTTTcagaattcagataaaaatggGATTTTAGATCCAAAAGAAGACAGTGTCTGATGGTAGAAATTCTaagattatacagtataatactgTATAGTTTAGATACATGAGGCAGCAGATATCTGGGGAAGTATATAATGCTAATTCTCAAATGTTTGCAGTCCCAAGAGTCCGATATGCTCCATCAAGGACATGGACATAGAGGTTAAATTATTATGAATAATAGCTATAAATTGAGAATAATAAGGGTAGAAATGTAGCCTACAAGACATTTATGTGTTGCAATTACTTTTTACCAATGTTAAGCTCTTTTATAAAATTGGCTGACAGCAGTGGGAGATGTTGCTAAAAAGGAAATGATCTTGCCTCTTACATATTTACGAAAATCCAAATATTTTCTCAGTAGTTAATGATAATGGGTCTtacatttgtgttattttatatcatGTAATCCTCTAACTGTAGGTGgagctgtattttttttgtctgtatatGCAGTCTGCTTTTTGTTCACACGGCCCGATGAAGACCTTGATGATCGAAACATTGCATCATtaaattttgaggtattttacAATTGCAGACTACCTCTCCTTGTCCtttgtttgctgcttttgtcATGGGCATGCACCCAGCTGGGGGTTGTATGTCTACATTATCAACTTTCTTTGCCAGGGTCTTACATTTAAATTCATGTCTGTACCCACTGATCAAGCTCCTGATATTACTAAagtgcataaaaacacatttttttgtttaggAAGTTCACCAGTTTTCTTGCATGGGTGTGGTGACCTTTGTATGATATCACTCTGCTCCACCTTAACTGTTCTTGTGACATGTTACAGCAGGTTACTCACCGACACCCTGGAGCTGGCTCTGACTCGGGCcacaaactctctctctttgtcgGCTGCCTGGCGTTGCGTCTTCTGGAAGCTGTTCAGGGCGGCGGAGAAGTCATTCAACAGACGCTCTTTCTGTATCTTTCTCTGTCGCTGAAAgacatgtaaaaaaacaaatatcaacaGAGAGGCCACAAGAGTTAGAGCTGGAGCTAATTGTCTGCAACTTTTATTCAGTCTGGTGGCTTTAAACAATAGTGTACAACAAAGTTACTGTAGAGTTCAGTACCTGATCTGCGCCGACAGGAAGTGCACTGAAGGCCTTGATTAGTCGGTCAGTCTCCTTAGCTAGCTGGTTGCCttgctgttgtttctgttgtctgGTGaccaaagacaaaaatatgtcAGACACGCAGAATTCATTCTGTTTGAGCACAAAAAGACTTTATAGACTTTATGACAGTCAGATCACTGAGAGGAGAAGTAGCAGAGAGGCTACTTGCAGTGAAAATGATTGATATCAGGTTTAAAAAGCTGTATCTGTATTGATACAGTATGGGTTTTAATGGTTTATAACTTGCCTACTGTATGACAGGCATGGTTGAAAAGTTGATTTGTTTTGTACCAGCATCTGCACTAATCATCTATAAAAGATGCTCATCATAATAGATTAATTATGTAAGCGCATGTCATAATCAAGTCCACTTAACTCACAGCGAGTGTCGTAGCTGGCTGCTGTCCTGCTCCGTTCCCAACAGAGACACTGCCCTCTGCAGCTCAgagactgaggaggaaaagagggaagaagttattgtttatttactcCATTCACACACTGGAGGCAATAAACTGTCACTACAGATGTTATCTGACTGTTGCAGATGATGAGGATGacttctgtatgtgtgtgtgtgtgtgtgtgtgtgtgtgtgtgtgtgtgtgtgtgtgtgtgtgtgtgtgtgtgggcattaCTCAGCAGTGTCAGCTTTTGGATGTTGGAGCTGATATTGTTAACCAGAACACTGGGCTCCTCTTGAATCCCAGCCTGGTAGGCCATGATGGAGATCTGTGAggacacacaacaacaacactgtctGTTAATTCATTCATGAGTCAAACAGAGATGTCATTACCTTACTTACTGATGTTATTTTAGTGTGTTGGTGATTTGAGAGAATAACTTTTGTTTTGGATCATTTTTAGTGACTACACTTCCATGTGGGGTAGCTTTAATAGAGGCAATAAAGTTGCTACACATAACAAACATGGTCAGTGGTGTGCTGCTGGCATTAAAGTTATAGCAAGTAACCTGATTTCATGTTGGCATAAAAACTATATTCAGCCTACTTTCAAATCCTCTCAACCGTAAAACACCAAAAATATCTACTGTGGTAGTTTCTTTTCCTTCTTAGCCTTGTGCTGAGACTAGAAGCCCCATAACAGTCATGTTAGTCACAAGTTTGAATCCCGTGGACATGTCTTTGAGCTTCACTTtctggccaaaagtatgtggacacctgaagtaatttttgaacattttattccACAATCATGAGCATGACTATGCTGCTAAAACACCTTCAACTTTTCTATGAAGGCTTTCCACATGATTTTGTACACTGGCTGCAACAATTTgttcccattcagccacaagagcattaatGAGGTGCACTGTCATGTCGAAACAGGTAAGGGCCCACCCAAAATTGTTGCCACACAGCACTTTTTGTCTATATCATTGAACGATGTGGCATTAAGATTTCCCTTAACTGGAACTTAAATTCCCTTCTagacatattttaaaacatatcaaatactctgcttggaacacaTTTTGGAGTAGAGAGGGATACACTGAAAAACAGCCCCAGACTTGATTACACAGGGGTGTCCTTATACTTTTGGCCATCTACTCCAGGTCAGGCAAGTTATTACAACATGGTCATTTACAGCAGATGGTGGAACATGTATGTGGCCTTTCAGTTTCAATGTCTTTCACATGTTATTCTTTATAATCCATTTTCTAAATCAAGCATTTGCTCATTTGTTGCATGTAGCCTTATCTGTGTGTGACAGGACTGTTCACTACAGCCCTGTCATGCAGACTTCCTGTACTGTTGACATAAGAAGACTGAAACTATGACCAGTATGCAAATAACCATCTGTTAGGAAACTCGATCAGAGGCTATATCCGACACTGTCATTGCTAATGGCGGGGTTAATTTTGATCATGATtcatgattttacttaaaaacaaaattagacATTTATAACCATGCTTCTTGCATTAATTATACTGTTTGCCCGTGTGTGTAGGcctactgtttgtgtgtttttgtcccaATGCG is a window from the Thunnus thynnus chromosome 18, fThuThy2.1, whole genome shotgun sequence genome containing:
- the stx7l gene encoding syntaxin-7, producing MISPSVLHISCDGGVVENQETHRRCESQEKISIMAYQAGIQEEPSVLVNNISSNIQKLTLLISELQRAVSLLGTEQDSSQLRHSLQQKQQQGNQLAKETDRLIKAFSALPVGADQRQRKIQKERLLNDFSAALNSFQKTQRQAADKEREFVARVRASSRVSGGQPEDSFGNVPPSPSDSQMQAQAEAITEEDLRLIQERESSIRQLEADITDINDIFKDLGMMVHEQGDMIDSIEANVETADVNVQRGTQQLARAADYQRSSRKKICILMVVLAIAAVVIGLIIWGAVK